A genome region from Arachis duranensis cultivar V14167 chromosome 6, aradu.V14167.gnm2.J7QH, whole genome shotgun sequence includes the following:
- the LOC107493840 gene encoding uncharacterized protein LOC107493840, whose product MANQIAELTSARIENNEDHIEKPEDDEENYDPTHFSSLAVDPISPFQELAKLFEDQFTTSSIYLHDSDYLNSIKQGQHESLREYVTHFTKAAMSIPNLHPEVHLHAIKSGLHPGKFQEAITVAKPRTLAEFREKAKGQMEIEELRQVWKSKKNQTNKDDDKAWDNEKPFRLTPCYDSYTQFNTKREEIIKEILNVKLIKSPQKAKNYQDLKNVDKLKYCAFHQKHGHTTDECVVVKYLLKQLAQ is encoded by the exons ATGGCAAATCAGATAGCTGAGTTAACTAGTGCTCGGATTGAAAATAATGAGGATCACATTGAGAAACCAGAAGACGATGAAGAAAATTATGATCCAACACAC TTTTCATCTTTGGCTGTAGATCCTATTTCACCCTTTCAGGAGCTCGCCAAGCTATTTGAAGATCAGTTCACTACTTCTTCCATATATTTACACGACTCCGATTATCTGAACTCTATCAAGCAAGGACAACATGAAAGCCTAAGGGAGTATGTCACTCACTTCACCAAAGCAGCAATGAGCATCCCAAACCTCCATCCAGAGGTACACCTACATGCTATAAAGAGTGGACTCCATCCAGGAAAATTCCAAGAGGCCATCACCGTAGCCAAACCCAGAACCTTGGCTGAGTTTCGTGAGAAAGCCAAGGGTCAAATGGAGATTGAAGAGCTACGCCAAGTTTGGAAATCTAAGAAAAACCAAACTAATAAGGATGATGACAAAGCCTGGGACAACGAGAAACCCTTTCGGTTAACACCGTGTTATGATTCTTATACCCAATTCAACACCAAAAGGGAggaaataattaaagaaatactgAATGTAAAACTAATCAAATCTCCTCAAAAGGCCAAAAACTACCAAGATCTAAAGAATGTGGACAAGTTAAAGTATTGTGCCTTTCACCAAAAACATGGGCATACTACTGATGAGTGTGTCGTAGTCAAATACCTACTAAAGCAACTAGCTCAGTAA